A window of Nonomuraea angiospora genomic DNA:
TCGGGCACCGGCACCGGCAGATTGGGCGTGAGCCCCCGCTCGAAGACCGCGTTCAGGATCGGCGTGCCCAGCGCCGTCATGTCCATGCCGAGCCCGAACGTGGAGGTCAGCACGTCGCGTACGGTGATCGGCCGGCGCGCCGGCACGGTGTCGTCCAGCGGGCCGTCGACCCGCTTCAGCACCTGGCGGCCGGCCAGCTCCGGCAGCCACTCGTCCACCACGTCATCCAGCCGCAGCCGGCACTCGTCCAGGAGCACCATCGCCGCCGCGATCGACACCGGCTTGGACGTGGAGGCCATCCGGAAGATCGTGTCCCGGCTCATCGGCGCGCCACCGTCGTGACGCGTCGTCCCGATCGCCTCGACATGCGTCTCGTCGCCCCGGCTGACCAGGGCGACAAGCCCGGGGATCCGCCCGGAGTCGACATGCCGCGCCAGCACCTCGCGCAGCCTGCGCAGCCCCGCCTCGGAGAAGCCGCTGTTGCTGTGTCCCATCGTGGAGCTCCTTGCCCAAAGTGTTCGGGAATCGCTGAACGTCTGCGACACTACATTGCATTCACTGATCGGTCAACAAATATGGAGAGGCTAGAGGGCTGGTTAGACGGGTAATCTCGGCTGCATTGCAATGATAGTGAAGCTGAACGCAATGGCGTGGATTGCAATGATGGTTCGCGCGAATGCATACTGTGCAGCGGCGCGCATGGCGAGCGACAGGAGACGAGCACCGATGCCGGGAGGCAGACTCACCAACGAGGACCGTCAGCACATCGCCGAGGGGCTGGCCGAGGGGCTCGGATACGCGGAGATCGGGCGGCGTCTGGGGCGGCCCGCCTCGACCGTCATGCGGGAGGTCACCCGCAACGGCGGACCCGACGGCTACGGGGCGGAGCGGGCGCACGAGGCCACCCGGCATCGCGCGCGCCGCAACAAGCAGGCCCAGCCGCCGGCGCCGCCGATCCCCGACGGCGGCCACGGGCGTGACCCCCGGGCGGTGCAGGACTTCACGGAGTCCTTCACCGCTCTGCTCATCCAGCAGGGGCTGCCCCAGATGATGGCGAGGGTGCTGGCCTGCCTCTACATCACCGACTCGGGCACCCTCACCGCCGCCGACCTGGTCCAGCGGCTACGCGTCAGCCCGGCGTCGATCTCGCACGCCGTCGCCTTCCTCGAGCAGCAGGGGATGGTCAGGCGCGAACGGGTCCCCGGCAGGCGGCGCGAGCATTATGT
This region includes:
- a CDS encoding GbsR/MarR family transcriptional regulator: MPGGRLTNEDRQHIAEGLAEGLGYAEIGRRLGRPASTVMREVTRNGGPDGYGAERAHEATRHRARRNKQAQPPAPPIPDGGHGRDPRAVQDFTESFTALLIQQGLPQMMARVLACLYITDSGTLTAADLVQRLRVSPASISHAVAFLEQQGMVRRERVPGRRREHYVVDDEIWLRSMIAALQMNDALAAASRRGAEILGAATPAGARFESSAALLHLVTEAFRQVIEQWRQGQAARHPDAPAPREEAPPGPR